The following coding sequences lie in one Thermithiobacillus plumbiphilus genomic window:
- a CDS encoding (2Fe-2S)-binding protein, with amino-acid sequence MVAFTVNGKEQNVNVTPDTPILWVLRDHLGLTGTKYGCGIAQCGACTVHLEGQAIRSCVTPISAAAGKKITTIEGLSPDGSHPLQKAWIAVEVPQCGYCQSGQIMSAAALLASNPKPSDADIDSAMSGNICRCGTYNRIRRAIHQAAGNDTQGGAA; translated from the coding sequence ATGGTTGCCTTCACGGTCAATGGCAAGGAACAGAACGTCAATGTGACCCCGGACACGCCCATCCTCTGGGTGCTGCGCGATCATCTGGGGTTGACTGGTACCAAGTACGGCTGCGGCATCGCCCAGTGCGGCGCCTGTACCGTGCATCTGGAGGGTCAGGCGATCCGATCCTGCGTAACCCCGATCTCGGCGGCTGCGGGCAAGAAGATCACCACCATCGAAGGCCTGTCGCCGGATGGCAGCCATCCCTTGCAGAAGGCCTGGATCGCCGTGGAGGTGCCGCAATGCGGCTACTGCCAGTCCGGCCAGATCATGTCGGCGGCAGCCCTGCTGGCGAGCAATCCCAAGCCCTCGGATGCCGACATCGACAGCGCCATGTCCGGCAATATCTGCCGCTGCGGCACTTACAACCGCATCCGCCGCGCCATCCATCAGGCGGCGGGCAATGATACTCAGGGAGGTGCGGCATGA
- a CDS encoding NADH:flavin oxidoreductase/NADH oxidase, with translation MPSQLFTPIKLRELEIRNRLFVSPMCQYSAEEGMPNDWHLVNLGSRAVGGAGLVMAEASAVSPEGRISPADLGIWNDAQRDALRPIARFIKEQGAVPAIQLAHAGRKASTAVPWEGGKKVPPEAGGWQVVAPSAVAFSPDFPEPRALGIEELDRIEADFLAAAKRALEAGFEVIEIHMAHGYLLHEFLSPISNRREDDYGGSLENRMRFPLRVARTLRDAWPAKWPVFVRISATDWVEGGWDLAQSIEFSKRLKALGIDLIDCSSGGMTPDAKIPAAPGYQTPFATAIRNEAGIATGAVGLIADPFQAEQIITMGLADVVFMARELLRDPYWPLHAAQDLHADIDWPVQYVRARTR, from the coding sequence ATGCCAAGTCAGTTATTCACTCCCATCAAGCTGCGCGAACTCGAGATTCGCAACCGCCTGTTCGTCTCGCCGATGTGCCAGTACTCGGCCGAGGAGGGCATGCCCAATGACTGGCACCTGGTCAATCTCGGCAGCCGGGCCGTGGGCGGCGCGGGGCTGGTAATGGCCGAGGCCTCGGCGGTCTCGCCCGAGGGGCGCATCTCGCCAGCGGATCTGGGCATCTGGAACGATGCCCAGCGCGATGCCCTGCGGCCGATTGCGCGCTTCATCAAGGAACAGGGCGCGGTGCCGGCCATTCAGCTCGCGCATGCCGGGCGCAAGGCCTCGACCGCCGTGCCCTGGGAAGGCGGCAAGAAGGTGCCGCCCGAGGCCGGCGGCTGGCAGGTGGTCGCGCCGAGCGCTGTGGCGTTTTCGCCGGACTTCCCCGAGCCGCGGGCGCTGGGCATCGAGGAGCTGGATCGCATCGAGGCGGATTTCCTGGCGGCGGCCAAACGCGCCCTGGAGGCGGGTTTCGAGGTCATCGAGATCCACATGGCCCACGGTTATTTGCTGCACGAGTTCCTGTCGCCCATCAGTAACCGGCGCGAGGATGACTACGGCGGCAGTCTCGAGAATCGCATGCGCTTTCCGCTGCGCGTGGCGCGCACCCTGCGCGATGCCTGGCCAGCGAAGTGGCCGGTGTTCGTGCGCATCTCGGCCACGGACTGGGTCGAGGGCGGCTGGGATCTGGCGCAGAGCATCGAGTTCTCGAAACGCCTCAAGGCGCTCGGGATCGATCTGATCGACTGCTCCAGCGGCGGCATGACGCCGGATGCGAAGATCCCCGCGGCACCGGGCTATCAGACGCCCTTTGCCACCGCCATTCGTAACGAAGCCGGTATCGCCACCGGGGCGGTGGGGCTGATTGCCGATCCCTTCCAGGCCGAGCAGATCATCACCATGGGTCTGGCGGACGTGGTGTTCATGGCGCGCGAACTGCTGCGTGACCCATACTGGCCCTTGCACGCCGCCCAGGATCTACATGCCGACATTGACTGGCCGGTGCAGTACGTCCGGGCCAGAACCCGCTAA
- a CDS encoding xanthine dehydrogenase family protein molybdopterin-binding subunit, with amino-acid sequence MSMNRREFLRASALLGGGFALGVMLPGCGREEKRAPAAAGAAAGSGAATQASAQQAPFKPNAWIRITPDDVVTIVVDKSEMGQGVLTSMPMLVAEDLDADWSRIKLEQAPADEVYKNPMLGMQATGGSSSVPSSWDQLRKAGAAARVMLVSAAAKQWQVEPASLTTEKGVVRNPANGQTLSYGQLATAAAGMPVPQDPPLKPASEFRIIGKPMARTDTPPKTNGTAGYGIDVKVPNMLIATVAHSPVFGGKVGKVDEAAAKKIPGVQAVVPVENGVAVVASDFWTARKGLQALKITWEPGKNANLSSESIHDQAAKLAREPGKVARQEGNFKGGMDKSPRKLQAVYEVPFASHANMEPQNCTAFLHDGICEVWVPTQAQTGVQMTAAKITGMPPEKVIVHTTLLGTGFGRRFEQDFVADAVMVAKATGKPIKLVWTREEDMTHDFYRPYSYHALQAGIDEQGAPRAWQHRVVTDSIMSRAMPQMVKKGIDPSSVEGAEDIAYAIPAILVDYVRQETGVPIGFWRSVGHSHTAFAKESFIDEVAHAAGKDPYEYRRALLTKSPRELGVLELAAQKANWGKAPAGVFQGIAVHKSFGSHVAEVVDLRMENGQPKVQRVVCAIDCGMMVNPDTVRAQVEGSVAYALTAALKGPITLKNGQVQQTNFDNYPALRMNEMPPVEVYFVESGAKPSGVGEPGVPPLAPALANAVFAATGQRLRSLPLQFKA; translated from the coding sequence ATGAGCATGAACCGGCGTGAGTTTCTGCGGGCTTCGGCCCTGCTTGGTGGGGGCTTTGCCCTCGGTGTGATGCTGCCTGGTTGCGGGCGCGAGGAGAAACGCGCACCGGCGGCGGCTGGGGCTGCGGCAGGCAGCGGCGCGGCGACGCAGGCCAGCGCTCAGCAGGCGCCCTTCAAACCCAATGCCTGGATACGCATCACCCCCGACGACGTGGTCACCATCGTGGTGGACAAGTCGGAGATGGGCCAGGGCGTGCTGACCTCCATGCCCATGCTGGTGGCCGAGGATCTCGATGCCGACTGGAGCCGCATCAAGCTGGAGCAAGCCCCGGCGGACGAGGTCTACAAGAATCCCATGTTGGGCATGCAGGCTACCGGCGGCAGCTCCAGCGTGCCGTCGAGCTGGGATCAGTTGCGCAAGGCCGGTGCTGCAGCGCGCGTGATGCTGGTGAGCGCGGCTGCAAAGCAGTGGCAGGTCGAGCCCGCCAGTCTCACCACTGAAAAGGGCGTGGTGCGCAACCCCGCCAATGGCCAGACCCTGAGCTACGGTCAGCTCGCCACGGCGGCGGCGGGCATGCCGGTGCCGCAGGACCCGCCGCTGAAGCCCGCCAGCGAGTTTCGCATCATCGGCAAGCCGATGGCGCGCACCGATACCCCGCCCAAGACCAATGGCACGGCCGGCTATGGCATCGATGTGAAGGTGCCGAACATGCTGATTGCCACCGTCGCCCACAGCCCGGTGTTTGGCGGCAAGGTCGGCAAGGTGGATGAGGCGGCCGCCAAAAAGATCCCCGGCGTGCAGGCCGTGGTGCCGGTGGAAAATGGCGTGGCGGTGGTGGCCAGTGATTTCTGGACCGCGCGCAAGGGCTTGCAGGCCCTGAAGATCACCTGGGAGCCGGGCAAGAACGCCAATCTCAGCAGCGAGTCCATTCACGATCAGGCCGCCAAGCTGGCCCGCGAACCGGGCAAGGTGGCGCGCCAGGAAGGCAACTTCAAGGGCGGCATGGACAAGTCCCCCCGCAAGCTGCAGGCCGTCTATGAAGTGCCCTTTGCCTCACATGCCAACATGGAACCGCAGAATTGTACCGCGTTCCTGCATGACGGCATCTGCGAGGTCTGGGTGCCGACCCAGGCCCAGACCGGCGTGCAGATGACTGCCGCCAAGATCACCGGTATGCCGCCTGAAAAGGTCATCGTGCATACCACCTTGCTGGGTACGGGCTTTGGCCGGCGCTTCGAGCAGGATTTCGTGGCCGATGCTGTCATGGTGGCAAAGGCCACCGGCAAGCCGATCAAGCTGGTCTGGACCCGCGAGGAGGACATGACCCATGACTTCTACCGGCCCTACAGCTATCACGCGCTGCAGGCAGGGATCGATGAGCAGGGCGCGCCGCGGGCCTGGCAGCACCGGGTGGTGACGGATTCCATCATGAGCCGCGCCATGCCGCAGATGGTGAAAAAGGGCATTGATCCTTCCTCGGTGGAAGGCGCCGAAGACATCGCCTATGCCATCCCGGCCATCCTGGTGGACTATGTGCGTCAGGAAACCGGCGTGCCGATCGGTTTCTGGCGCTCGGTGGGCCACTCGCACACGGCGTTCGCCAAGGAAAGCTTCATCGACGAGGTGGCGCATGCGGCCGGCAAGGACCCCTATGAATATCGCCGCGCGCTGCTGACCAAATCCCCGCGCGAGCTCGGCGTGCTGGAGCTGGCGGCGCAGAAGGCCAACTGGGGCAAGGCGCCGGCCGGGGTGTTCCAGGGCATTGCGGTGCACAAGTCCTTTGGCAGCCATGTGGCGGAGGTGGTGGACCTGCGCATGGAAAACGGCCAGCCAAAGGTTCAGCGGGTGGTCTGCGCCATCGATTGCGGCATGATGGTCAATCCCGACACGGTGCGCGCCCAGGTGGAAGGTTCGGTGGCCTATGCCCTGACCGCGGCGCTCAAAGGTCCGATCACCTTGAAAAATGGCCAGGTGCAGCAGACAAATTTCGACAATTATCCGGCGCTGCGCATGAACGAGATGCCGCCGGTGGAAGTGTATTTCGTCGAAAGTGGCGCCAAGCCCAGCGGCGTCGGCGAGCCCGGCGTGCCGCCCCTGGCGCCGGCCTTGGCCAATGCCGTCTTCGCTGCCACCGGCCAGCGTCTGAGAAGCCTGCCGTTGCAGTTCAAGGCCTGA